The region TAAAATTCTTGGATTATTAGGGTCGATGATTAAATCGACAACGCCAGAATTTTCATCAGAAAACAATACTTTTTTCCAATTTTCGCCACCATCAACAGATTTATAAACGCCTCTTTCTTGGGTGGGTTTGTATAAATCGCCCATGACGCCTGCAAAAACGATGTCTGAATTTTTTGGATGAATTCTCATTCTTGGAATATGCCTAGAGTTTTTTAAACCCATATGTTTCCATGTTTTTCCTGCATTTTCAGATTTCCAAATTCCATCACCAGAAGAAACATTTCCACGAACAGTTTTTTCTCCCATTCCAACATAGATTACATTGTTATCAGATTCAGAAACTGCGACAGCGCCTACAGAACCGCCAAAAAATCCGTCAGAAATATTTTGCCAAGTATTACCAGCATCCGTAGTTTTCCATACACCACCGCCAGTAGAACCCATATAAAAAAGGTTTGCTTTGCCAGAAACTCCAGTAACTGCGGCGCTTCTTCCCCCTCTAAAAGGACCAATATTTCGCCATTTTATGGCACTAAAATATTCGTCAGAAACTTGGGTAGCTTTTTTTTGTGCATTAACTTTGACGTTTGCAGATAAAAAAATACAAATCGTCAGAAAAAGAATTTTTTTCATGTTGGTTATTTATTGAGTTTGGGTGTTAAAAATAAGAATTAAAATTAGTTTTTAGAATGGACATATTGTTAAATGTTTTAGAGGATAAAAAAATAAAAGAAGAAATTACAATTTCTGGTTCTAAAAGTGAATCGAATCGATTACTGATTTTACAAAAATTATTTCCAGAAATTTCGATTGAAAATTTATCAGATTCTGATGATTCCATTCATATGCAGCATGCACTTTCTACAAATAATGAAACCGTAGATATTGGTCATGCAGGAACTGCGATGCGTTTTTTAACTTCTTATTTTGCTGCGAATGAGGGTAGAGAAACTGTTTTAACGGGTTCTGAAAGAATGCAAAATAGGCCGATTGAAATTTTAGTGAATGCACTGAATACCTTAGGCGCAGAAATATCCTACGAGGAAAAAATTGGATATCCGCCGATAAGAATTAAAGGGAAAAAAATAACAAAAGACAAAGTTCAAGTACAAGGGAATGTAAGTAGTCAATATATTTCTTCGTTACTATTAATGGCATCGAAGTTAGAAAACGGATTAGAAATTGAACTTTTAGGTGCAATTACTTCGATTCCTTATATTAAGATGACATTGAGTTTATTAACCCAACTCGGAATCGAAAATAAATTTGAAGGAAATTTTATTCAGGTATATCCGAAGAAAGAAATCGAAAAACAAACGGTTGTGGTAGAATCGGATTGGAGTTCTGCAAGTTATTTTTATTCGATCATAGCATTATCAGAAATTGGTTCTAAAATTCAATTATCAGCGTATAAAAAAGAAAGTTTGCAGGGCGATTCTTGTTTGATAGAAATTTACAAACATTTTGGCGTGGAAACTACTTTTGGTGAATATTTTATCACCTTAAAAAAGAAAAAAAACAGTAGCAAAGAGGTTTTAGCAATCGATTTAAAAAATGCTCCAGATATTGCACAAACGATTGCAGTTACTTGTTTTGCAGAGGGAATTGCCTGTAATTTGTTGGGTTTACATACTTTAAAAATAAAAGAAACAGATCGTTTACTGGCGCTGCATGACGAATTATCTAAATTGGGCGCTAATATTTCGGTTACTGATGATAGTTTACATTTAGAAAAATCATCAAAAATAAAAGAAAATATTGCCATCAAAACCTACAATGATCATAGAATGGCAATGGCTTTTGCACCTTTGGCTTTAAAGGTTCCTATTCAAATTTTAAATGCCGAGGTAGTGACCAAATCATATCAGAATTTTTGGAATGATATGCAACAAATAGGAATTAATATTACTGATTATCAAAGATAAACACTCAAACACTTGACAACGCCTATTTGCATATCGTATCTTTGCAACTTTCACAGCAAATATATATATGAAATTATCACAATTTGATTTTGAATTGCCAAAAGAACTGTTAGCAAAATATCCGGCAGAACATAGAGATGAGTCTCGTTTAATGGTATTGAACAGAAAAGAGCAAACGATAGAACACAAAACATTTAAAGACCTTATTAATTATTTTGAAGAAGGCGATGTAATGATGTTGAATAACACCAAGGTTTTTCCTGCCAGAATGTATGGCAATAAAGAGAAAACGGGTGCAAGAATCGAGGTTTTCTTATTGAGAGAACTAAATGCAGAAAATAGATTATGGGATGTTTTAGTAGATCCTGCAAGAAAAATTAGAATAGGAAATAAATTATTTTTTGGAGATGACGATAGTTTAGTCGCAGAAGTAATCGATAATACCACTTCTAGAGGAAGAACTTTACGTTTTTTATACGATGGAAGTTACGAAGCTTTTAGAGAAAAATTATTAGAACTAGGAGAAACTCCTTTACCAAAAGCTATTAATAGAGAGGTGGAAGCTTCAGATGAAGAACGCTATCAAACTATTTATGCAAAACACGAAGGAGCAGTGGCAGCACCAGCTGCGGGCCTCCATTTTTCTAAACATTTATTAAAGCGTTTAGAAATTAAAGGAGTCGATTTTGCAGAGATGACTTTGCATATTGGTTTGGGAACTTTTAGTGCTGTTGAAGTTGAAGATTTGTCGAAACATAAAATGGACTCTGAACAAATTGTAATTCCTGAAGCTACAGCAGATAAAATAAACAAAGCTAAAAAGGAAAAAAGAAGAATTTGTGCGGTAGGAACTACAGTAATGAGAACTGTAGAATCTTCTGTTTCTTCAAAACAAGAGCTAAATGCTTTTGAAGGTTGGACAAATAAATTTATTTTCCCTCCTTTTGAGTTTAGTATTGCAAATGCTATGATTACAAATTTTCATGAACCAAAATCTACCTTAATGATGCAGGGAGCTGCTTTTGCCGGATATGATTTTTTAATGGAAGCGTACAAACAAGCAATTAAAGAAGGTTATAAATTCTCTACCTATGGAGATGCCATGTTAATTATATAATTACAAACTATTTATACAATCATGAGCCTCACTAGTATGTACTGAACTAAATTCAGTATTACGGTGAGGTTTTGTACTTTTGCAAACAATGGAAGTAAAAAAGAAAGATATTAGAGCCTTAACCAAAGAGCAATTACGTGATTTTTTTTTAGAAAATGGTGATAAAGCTTTTCGTGGAAACCAAGTGTATGAATGGTTATGGAGTAAATCTTTACACACTTTTGAGGCCATGACCAACATTTCTAAACAAACCCGAGAAATGTTAGAAGAAAACTTTGTGATTAATCACATAAAAGTAGATTCTATGCAAAAAAGTGAGGATGGTACGATTAAAAACGGAATTAAATTACATGATGGTTTAATTGTAGAATCTGTATTAATACCCACTAAAAAAAGAACAACAGCATGTGTTTCTAGTCAAGTGGGGTGCAGTTTAGATTGTAAATTCTGTGCAACTTCTCGCTTAAAAAGAATGCGTAATTTAAATCCTGATGAAATTTATGATCAAGTAGTAATTATTGATCAACAAAGTAGGTTGTATTACAATCATAAACTCTCAAATATTGTTTTTATGGGAATGGGAGAACCTCTCATGAACTATAAAAATGTCATGAAATCTATTGAAATGATTACTTCACCAGAAGGTTTAGGAATGTCATCAAAAAGAATTACCGTATCTACTTCTGGTGTGCCAAAAATGATTAAAAGGATGGCAGATGAAGAGGTGAAATTTAACTTAGCGGTTTCTTTACATTCTGCGGTAGATGAAGTTAGAACATCCATTATGCCTTTTAATACCACGTTTCCGTTAAAAGATTTACGCGAATCTTTAGAGTATTGGTATGAGAAAACTAAACGTGAAATCACCTACGAATATATTGTTTGGGAAGGAA is a window of Polaribacter litorisediminis DNA encoding:
- the queA gene encoding tRNA preQ1(34) S-adenosylmethionine ribosyltransferase-isomerase QueA; translation: MKLSQFDFELPKELLAKYPAEHRDESRLMVLNRKEQTIEHKTFKDLINYFEEGDVMMLNNTKVFPARMYGNKEKTGARIEVFLLRELNAENRLWDVLVDPARKIRIGNKLFFGDDDSLVAEVIDNTTSRGRTLRFLYDGSYEAFREKLLELGETPLPKAINREVEASDEERYQTIYAKHEGAVAAPAAGLHFSKHLLKRLEIKGVDFAEMTLHIGLGTFSAVEVEDLSKHKMDSEQIVIPEATADKINKAKKEKRRICAVGTTVMRTVESSVSSKQELNAFEGWTNKFIFPPFEFSIANAMITNFHEPKSTLMMQGAAFAGYDFLMEAYKQAIKEGYKFSTYGDAMLII
- a CDS encoding 3-phosphoshikimate 1-carboxyvinyltransferase, whose protein sequence is MDILLNVLEDKKIKEEITISGSKSESNRLLILQKLFPEISIENLSDSDDSIHMQHALSTNNETVDIGHAGTAMRFLTSYFAANEGRETVLTGSERMQNRPIEILVNALNTLGAEISYEEKIGYPPIRIKGKKITKDKVQVQGNVSSQYISSLLLMASKLENGLEIELLGAITSIPYIKMTLSLLTQLGIENKFEGNFIQVYPKKEIEKQTVVVESDWSSASYFYSIIALSEIGSKIQLSAYKKESLQGDSCLIEIYKHFGVETTFGEYFITLKKKKNSSKEVLAIDLKNAPDIAQTIAVTCFAEGIACNLLGLHTLKIKETDRLLALHDELSKLGANISVTDDSLHLEKSSKIKENIAIKTYNDHRMAMAFAPLALKVPIQILNAEVVTKSYQNFWNDMQQIGINITDYQR
- the rlmN gene encoding 23S rRNA (adenine(2503)-C(2))-methyltransferase RlmN translates to MEVKKKDIRALTKEQLRDFFLENGDKAFRGNQVYEWLWSKSLHTFEAMTNISKQTREMLEENFVINHIKVDSMQKSEDGTIKNGIKLHDGLIVESVLIPTKKRTTACVSSQVGCSLDCKFCATSRLKRMRNLNPDEIYDQVVIIDQQSRLYYNHKLSNIVFMGMGEPLMNYKNVMKSIEMITSPEGLGMSSKRITVSTSGVPKMIKRMADEEVKFNLAVSLHSAVDEVRTSIMPFNTTFPLKDLRESLEYWYEKTKREITYEYIVWEGINDQKEDIKALVDFCKAVPCKVNLIEYNPIDDGEFQQASSSAINNYISNLEMNDITINVRRSRGKDIDAACGQLANKS